A single region of the Plantactinospora soyae genome encodes:
- a CDS encoding NAD-dependent succinate-semialdehyde dehydrogenase, giving the protein MIDPTTLRTDLFVDGGWRPASGGRRLDVVDPSTGQPFASVADADPQDALAAVAAAASARPGWSARAPRERAEILRRCYELMIEREDELAALISLENGKALPDAHGEVRYAAEFFRWYAEEAVRVIGDVSVAPSGANRILVQYQPIGVAVLVTPWNFPAAMATRKIAPALAAGCAVVLKPAAETPLTAYAVAEILHEAGVPAGVVNVVTTGDPGPVVSAMLHDPRVRALSFTGSTPVGRLLLREAADQVLKCSMELGGNAPFIVFDDADLDDALDGVMIAKMRNGGQACTAANRIYVQDGLREKFVAGLAARMAALPVGPGTAPETLCGPLIDQRSVDKVDRLVTEAVAGGARVVLGGRPLDGPGYFYPPTVLDGVAAQARLAREEVFGPVAGVIPFTTDDEVVAAANDTEHGLAAYVYTRDLARGLAIADRLESGMVAINRGLVSDPAAPFGGVKQSGLGREGARDGLLEYTEAKYVALSW; this is encoded by the coding sequence ATGATCGACCCGACCACACTTCGTACCGACCTGTTCGTCGACGGCGGGTGGCGGCCCGCGAGCGGCGGCCGGCGCCTCGACGTGGTGGACCCGTCGACCGGCCAGCCGTTCGCCTCGGTGGCGGACGCGGATCCGCAGGACGCCCTGGCGGCGGTCGCGGCCGCCGCCTCCGCCCGGCCGGGCTGGTCCGCACGGGCGCCCCGGGAGCGGGCCGAGATCCTTCGGCGCTGCTACGAGCTGATGATCGAACGCGAGGACGAACTTGCCGCGCTGATCTCGCTGGAGAACGGCAAGGCGCTGCCGGACGCGCACGGCGAGGTCCGGTACGCCGCCGAGTTCTTCCGCTGGTACGCCGAGGAGGCGGTACGGGTCATCGGTGACGTCAGCGTCGCGCCCAGCGGGGCGAACCGGATCCTGGTCCAGTACCAGCCGATCGGGGTGGCGGTGCTGGTGACACCGTGGAACTTCCCGGCGGCGATGGCGACCCGCAAGATCGCCCCGGCGCTGGCGGCCGGCTGTGCGGTGGTACTCAAGCCGGCGGCGGAGACCCCGCTCACCGCGTACGCGGTCGCGGAGATCCTGCACGAGGCGGGCGTACCGGCCGGGGTGGTCAACGTCGTCACCACCGGCGATCCCGGACCGGTGGTCTCGGCGATGCTGCACGATCCCCGGGTCCGGGCGCTCTCCTTCACCGGCTCCACCCCGGTGGGCCGGCTGCTGCTGCGCGAGGCGGCGGACCAGGTGCTGAAGTGCTCGATGGAGCTGGGCGGCAACGCCCCGTTCATCGTCTTCGACGACGCGGACCTCGACGACGCCCTGGACGGCGTGATGATCGCCAAGATGCGCAACGGCGGCCAGGCCTGTACGGCGGCGAACCGGATCTACGTCCAGGACGGCCTGCGGGAGAAGTTCGTCGCCGGGCTCGCCGCCCGGATGGCCGCGCTTCCGGTCGGCCCCGGCACCGCGCCGGAGACGCTCTGCGGTCCCCTGATCGACCAGCGCAGCGTCGACAAGGTCGACCGGTTGGTGACCGAGGCGGTCGCCGGAGGTGCCCGGGTGGTGCTCGGCGGCAGACCGCTCGACGGTCCCGGGTACTTCTACCCGCCGACCGTGCTCGACGGGGTCGCCGCGCAGGCCCGGCTCGCCCGCGAGGAGGTCTTCGGGCCGGTCGCCGGGGTGATCCCGTTCACCACCGACGACGAGGTGGTGGCCGCCGCCAACGACACCGAACACGGGCTCGCGGCGTACGTCTACACCCGGGACCTGGCGCGCGGCCTGGCGATCGCGGACCGGCTGGAGAGCGGGATGGTGGCGATCAACCGTGGCCTGGTCTCCGATCCGGCGGCGCCGTTCGGCGGCGTGAAGCAGAGCGGGCTGGGCCGCGAGGGTGCCCGGGACGGCCTGCTGGAATACACCGAGGCCAAGTACGTGGCGCTGAGCTGGTGA
- a CDS encoding iron-containing alcohol dehydrogenase, producing MSEKNGQRSAAGPYGLLRGARQIVFGPGQRHGLGRIVASLGGNALVCTDGRMAEQPEFREMVADLRASGVRVEVFAAVAAELPTGTIVDCVNGLAGKTVDVVVGIGGGSCIDHAKVVSLLLVHGGHPRDYYGEFKVPGPALPVVAVPTTAGTGSEVTPVAVLADPDREMKVGISSPYLIPHTALVDPELTYSCPRPLTAHAAADALTHCVEAFTAVRREPTPLLGTERVFVGKSLLTDSYALAGMELIGRSLVAADRDGTDRTARHELHLAALYGGLALGTAGTAAAHALQYPIGAATHTPHGAGVGALLPYVMAYNLPARVSEFAEVAAALGVPAGPDPAGPDTGEFDRARAAVHRVAELLGAVGIPRDLAELGLGADRLDWAAEQGMTAARLVDNNPRPLDATQLRRIVGAAFAGDLTGLLPGTPQPATGDR from the coding sequence ATGAGCGAAAAGAACGGCCAGAGGAGCGCAGCCGGACCGTACGGGCTGCTCCGGGGGGCACGACAGATCGTCTTCGGGCCGGGTCAGCGGCACGGGCTGGGTCGGATCGTCGCCTCGCTCGGCGGCAACGCCCTGGTCTGCACCGACGGCCGGATGGCGGAGCAGCCGGAGTTCCGGGAGATGGTCGCCGACCTGCGGGCGTCGGGCGTGCGCGTCGAGGTCTTCGCCGCGGTCGCGGCGGAGCTGCCCACCGGCACGATCGTGGACTGCGTCAACGGGCTGGCCGGAAAGACCGTCGACGTGGTGGTCGGGATCGGCGGCGGCAGCTGCATCGACCACGCCAAGGTCGTCTCGCTGCTGTTGGTGCACGGTGGACATCCCCGGGACTACTACGGCGAGTTCAAGGTTCCCGGGCCGGCCCTGCCGGTGGTGGCCGTACCGACGACGGCGGGCACCGGATCCGAGGTCACCCCGGTAGCCGTACTCGCCGATCCGGATCGGGAGATGAAAGTCGGGATCTCCAGCCCGTACCTGATCCCGCACACCGCGCTGGTGGATCCCGAGCTGACGTACAGCTGTCCCCGACCGTTGACCGCGCACGCCGCCGCGGACGCGCTGACGCACTGCGTCGAGGCGTTCACCGCCGTCCGGCGGGAGCCCACTCCGCTGCTCGGCACCGAGCGGGTATTCGTCGGCAAGTCGCTGCTGACCGACAGCTACGCGCTGGCCGGGATGGAGCTGATCGGTCGGAGCCTGGTCGCCGCCGACCGGGACGGGACCGACCGGACCGCCCGGCACGAGTTGCACCTCGCCGCGCTCTACGGCGGGCTGGCGCTCGGCACCGCCGGCACCGCCGCCGCGCACGCCCTGCAGTATCCGATCGGCGCGGCGACGCACACCCCGCACGGCGCCGGGGTGGGTGCGCTGCTGCCGTACGTGATGGCCTACAACCTGCCGGCCCGGGTCTCGGAGTTCGCCGAGGTCGCGGCGGCACTTGGCGTACCGGCCGGGCCGGATCCGGCCGGGCCGGATACGGGCGAGTTCGACCGGGCCCGTGCCGCCGTGCACCGGGTGGCGGAGTTGCTCGGCGCCGTTGGGATCCCGCGCGACCTGGCCGAACTGGGGCTCGGCGCGGACCGGCTCGACTGGGCCGCCGAGCAGGGCATGACGGCGGCCCGGCTGGTCGACAACAATCCCCGGCCGCTGGACGCCACGCAGCTGCGCCGGATCGTCGGGGCGGCCTTCGCCGGAGACCTGACCGGGCTGCTGCCCGGCACACCCCAGCCAGCGACCGGAGACAGGTGA
- a CDS encoding Ldh family oxidoreductase yields MALVEVTRLRRMVREILHAHDVPDRAARLQSDLLIAAELRGHPSHGVFRLRRIVERLRTGVADPLATGRHDWNGTALLRVDGEQGLGPVVAMSALDAVRERARSTGVAAAVIRHNNHLGMLSWYVEQVALAGQVAIATCTSEALVHPWGGRRAMIGTNPIAIGVPAQPHPLVLDMATGLVSMGKIHDYANRGLPLPPGWALDAAGEPTTDARAATAGSIAPFGEAKGYALALTLEVLVATLTASATGTAVRGTLDSDQPSSKGDLFIVFDRPPSTVVESIGAYLQAVRDTEPTGDAPVQVPGDRSRLRSGLAAQRGIEVADEVWRHLETLHDSARTYPAVQESAATPADSHGTIPERAESERR; encoded by the coding sequence ATGGCTCTCGTCGAGGTCACCCGGCTCCGCCGGATGGTCCGCGAAATCCTCCACGCGCACGACGTGCCCGACCGGGCCGCGCGACTCCAGTCCGACCTGCTGATCGCCGCCGAACTGCGCGGACATCCGTCGCACGGGGTGTTCCGGCTGCGCCGGATCGTCGAGCGGCTCCGGACCGGCGTCGCCGATCCGTTGGCGACCGGCCGGCACGACTGGAACGGCACCGCGCTGCTGCGGGTGGACGGGGAGCAGGGTCTCGGACCGGTGGTGGCGATGTCCGCGCTGGACGCGGTCCGGGAACGGGCCCGGAGCACCGGGGTGGCGGCGGCGGTGATCCGGCACAACAACCACCTCGGCATGCTGAGCTGGTACGTCGAGCAGGTCGCCCTGGCCGGTCAGGTCGCGATCGCCACCTGCACCAGTGAGGCGCTGGTGCATCCGTGGGGCGGCCGGCGGGCGATGATCGGAACGAACCCGATCGCGATCGGGGTACCGGCCCAGCCGCATCCACTGGTCCTCGACATGGCCACCGGGCTGGTGTCGATGGGCAAGATCCACGACTACGCGAACCGGGGCCTGCCGCTGCCGCCGGGCTGGGCACTGGACGCGGCGGGCGAACCGACCACCGACGCCCGGGCCGCGACCGCCGGCTCGATCGCACCGTTCGGCGAGGCCAAGGGGTACGCGCTGGCGCTCACCCTGGAGGTGCTGGTCGCGACGCTCACCGCCTCGGCGACCGGTACGGCGGTACGCGGCACCCTCGACTCCGACCAGCCCAGTTCCAAGGGCGACCTGTTCATCGTCTTCGACCGGCCACCCTCGACCGTGGTGGAGTCGATCGGGGCGTATCTACAGGCGGTCCGGGACACCGAGCCGACCGGTGACGCCCCGGTGCAGGTCCCGGGCGACCGGTCCCGGCTGCGCAGCGGGCTCGCTGCGCAGCGGGGCATCGAGGTCGCCGACGAGGTGTGGCGGCACCTGGAGACCCTGCACGACTCCGCGCGGACGTACCCCGCCGTCCAGGAGAGCGCGGCAACACCGGCGGACAGCCACGGAACCATCCCGGAAAGAGCGGAGAGCGAGCGCCGATGA
- a CDS encoding ABC transporter substrate-binding protein has product MTVLDHSGTPAARRRGYAFRAGAALCLSAVLALTACGGSEAGGETEGLQKVTFLTNVPTAGLTWAAELVAQTCGHFAKEGLDVEFQYINGAPAGVQAVMAGTGLLVRPGDTDTMQSIITGAPIVNVGAVQKGGSTLRVVSHRERPLDTAASMNGKTMGVGSTGGSTKVTLDLVLASAGLKPEALKRQVVGLTPAVFNLVESRKLDGYVVSLDTAFTLQGQRPDAVVFDPSTVTSAGSNNYVTSAANAKDPAKADQIRRFMRGVAASMKAIIADKANGYAETKKCISSEYDVASLKDQKVTQQAMDVYVDSWQAGGADKLLQTDPAAWQKTYDELVRSGLIEAGKDPSQWFSNEFAPTGAS; this is encoded by the coding sequence ATGACCGTGCTGGATCATTCCGGCACGCCGGCGGCTCGGCGGCGTGGGTACGCGTTCCGGGCGGGCGCCGCCCTCTGCCTGAGCGCGGTGCTGGCGTTGACCGCCTGCGGCGGCTCCGAGGCGGGCGGCGAGACCGAGGGACTTCAGAAGGTCACCTTCCTGACCAACGTGCCGACCGCCGGGCTGACCTGGGCGGCCGAACTGGTCGCCCAGACCTGCGGCCACTTCGCCAAGGAGGGGCTGGACGTCGAGTTCCAGTACATCAACGGTGCTCCCGCCGGGGTCCAGGCGGTCATGGCCGGCACCGGCCTGCTGGTCCGTCCCGGTGACACCGACACCATGCAGTCGATCATCACCGGCGCGCCGATCGTGAACGTCGGCGCCGTACAGAAGGGCGGTTCGACGCTGCGCGTCGTGTCGCACCGCGAGCGTCCGCTGGACACGGCGGCCTCGATGAACGGCAAGACCATGGGCGTGGGTTCGACCGGCGGCTCCACGAAGGTGACCCTCGATCTGGTGCTCGCCTCCGCCGGGCTGAAGCCCGAAGCGCTGAAGCGCCAGGTCGTCGGGCTGACCCCGGCGGTGTTCAACCTGGTCGAGAGCCGCAAGCTGGACGGCTACGTCGTCTCCCTGGACACGGCGTTCACCCTGCAGGGACAGCGGCCGGACGCGGTGGTGTTCGACCCGTCGACGGTGACCTCGGCCGGCTCGAACAACTACGTCACCTCGGCCGCCAACGCCAAGGATCCGGCCAAGGCCGACCAGATCCGCCGGTTCATGCGGGGCGTCGCCGCCTCGATGAAGGCGATCATCGCGGACAAGGCCAACGGGTACGCCGAGACCAAGAAGTGCATCTCCTCGGAGTACGACGTGGCCAGCCTCAAGGATCAGAAGGTGACCCAGCAGGCGATGGACGTCTACGTCGACTCCTGGCAGGCCGGCGGCGCCGACAAGCTGCTCCAGACCGATCCCGCCGCCTGGCAGAAGACGTACGACGAGTTGGTCAGGTCCGGGCTCATCGAGGCCGGCAAGGACCCGAGCCAGTGGTTCAGCAACGAGTTCGCCCCGACCGGCGCCTCCTGA
- a CDS encoding IclR family transcriptional regulator produces the protein MRNQGSSLTRALSLLDAFDKGDGELTLTELADRAGLPKSTAHRLVGDLVRWRALERTPNGLRLGMRLFELGHLVPSPRELRDIALPYLEDLHTTTRKTVNLAVRDGIDIVYVEKLLAPNEPVPHSRAGGRLPMHCTALGKAILAYSTPGLLDEVVAAGLRRMTPKTIQDPKALRAELATVRERRIAYDVEESRIGLHCVAAPLFDRRGEIVAAVSVTGMQSRSTARQLAPAVLTASLSLSRQLGA, from the coding sequence ATGCGGAACCAAGGTTCATCCCTCACTCGGGCCCTCTCCCTGCTCGACGCGTTCGACAAGGGCGACGGGGAGCTCACCCTGACCGAACTCGCCGACCGGGCCGGGCTGCCGAAGTCGACCGCGCACCGACTGGTCGGCGACCTCGTCAGGTGGCGGGCCCTGGAGCGTACGCCGAACGGACTGCGGCTCGGGATGCGACTGTTCGAACTCGGACACCTGGTGCCATCGCCCCGGGAACTGCGCGATATCGCCCTGCCTTATCTGGAGGATCTGCACACCACCACCCGCAAGACGGTGAATCTCGCGGTACGCGACGGGATCGACATCGTCTATGTCGAGAAGCTGCTCGCGCCGAACGAGCCGGTGCCGCACTCGCGGGCCGGCGGGCGGCTGCCGATGCACTGCACCGCGCTGGGCAAGGCGATCCTGGCCTACTCGACCCCGGGGCTGCTCGACGAGGTGGTGGCGGCGGGGCTGCGCCGGATGACCCCGAAGACCATCCAGGATCCGAAGGCGTTACGCGCGGAGCTGGCCACCGTACGCGAGCGCAGGATCGCGTACGACGTCGAGGAGTCCCGGATCGGGCTGCACTGCGTGGCGGCACCGCTCTTCGACCGCCGGGGCGAGATCGTGGCCGCCGTCTCGGTGACCGGGATGCAGAGCCGGTCCACGGCGCGGCAGCTCGCACCCGCCGTACTCACCGCCTCGCTCTCGCTGTCCCGGCAACTCGGCGCCTGA